A genomic stretch from Peptococcaceae bacterium includes:
- the asnB gene encoding asparagine synthase (glutamine-hydrolyzing), with amino-acid sequence MCGIAGIFNISREPIYNLKKALYIYNELQKHRGPDGAGVWEHERGYVGFAHRRLSIIDLKTGAQPMRDKYGNWVTYNGEIYNYIELRKELGIEHFQTTSDTEVILYAYRKWGKDCVKHFRGMFAFALWDEQKQELFCARDRFGIKPFYYTLVDGVFYFASEIKALLPFVKYIETDLEGFKDYLTFQFCLAGKTLFKGISELLPGHYLSVKNGKINTERYWQVFYNLDFYHTEKYFQEKIEQLLLESVDMHLRSDVPIGAYVSGGVDSAVVASMATRNSGRDFEGYNGKFSINESYDESHYARELANWRGFILRELDIEAKDFVENIRKVIYHLDYPVAGPGSFPQYMVSKLASKHRKVVLGGQGGDEIFGGYTRYLIAYFEQCIKAAIDGTMHSGNFIVTYESIIPNLTALKDYKPLLQEFWREGLFEDLDKRYFRLINRAPQLGEEINWEALDGYSAFETFRSIFRADNVNKESYFDSMTHFDFKTLLPALLHVEDRVSMAHGLESRVPFLDHPLVELAATIPSNIKFKDGTMKNVLKNAIKHYLPPVILNRTDKMGFPVPLQEWFRGEVKDFVYDIFSTQKALTRDLINNRIVLEKIDKESKYGRTIWGLLSLEIWQQEFHDKRGVYKKMVN; translated from the coding sequence ATGTGCGGCATTGCGGGAATATTTAATATTTCAAGGGAACCAATATACAATCTCAAAAAGGCATTATATATTTATAATGAACTACAAAAACACAGAGGACCGGATGGAGCAGGGGTCTGGGAGCATGAAAGAGGTTATGTCGGCTTTGCACACAGACGTTTAAGCATTATCGACCTGAAAACTGGCGCTCAACCCATGAGAGATAAATATGGCAATTGGGTGACTTATAATGGAGAAATATACAATTATATTGAACTAAGAAAAGAATTGGGAATTGAGCATTTTCAGACCACTTCCGATACGGAAGTAATTTTATATGCATACCGGAAATGGGGAAAAGATTGCGTCAAACATTTTCGTGGTATGTTTGCCTTTGCCTTATGGGATGAACAAAAACAGGAACTTTTTTGTGCTAGGGATCGCTTTGGAATTAAACCGTTTTATTATACCCTTGTTGACGGAGTTTTTTATTTTGCTTCTGAGATTAAAGCGCTTCTACCGTTTGTTAAATATATTGAAACAGACCTGGAGGGTTTTAAAGATTACCTAACATTCCAGTTTTGCCTAGCGGGGAAAACCTTGTTCAAGGGTATTTCTGAGCTGTTACCAGGACATTACTTAAGCGTAAAAAACGGTAAAATCAATACTGAGAGATACTGGCAAGTTTTTTATAACCTCGATTTCTATCACACTGAAAAGTATTTTCAAGAAAAGATTGAGCAGTTGCTTCTTGAGTCAGTGGACATGCATTTGCGCAGCGATGTCCCTATTGGGGCGTATGTGAGTGGTGGGGTAGACTCTGCAGTAGTGGCCTCCATGGCTACCCGGAACAGTGGTCGGGATTTTGAAGGATATAACGGGAAATTTTCCATCAACGAAAGTTATGATGAAAGTCATTATGCAAGGGAATTAGCGAATTGGAGGGGCTTTATCCTTAGGGAATTAGATATTGAAGCTAAAGACTTTGTTGAAAACATACGCAAAGTAATTTACCACCTGGATTATCCTGTGGCCGGACCTGGTTCCTTTCCTCAATACATGGTATCAAAACTTGCAAGCAAGCATAGAAAGGTAGTACTAGGGGGCCAAGGCGGGGACGAAATTTTTGGAGGATATACTCGTTATTTAATTGCTTATTTTGAGCAGTGTATCAAAGCTGCCATTGACGGTACCATGCATTCGGGAAATTTTATTGTAACCTATGAGTCCATTATTCCTAATTTAACTGCCCTTAAAGATTATAAGCCATTATTACAGGAATTTTGGCGGGAAGGTTTATTTGAGGACCTTGATAAAAGATATTTCCGGTTAATCAACCGTGCTCCTCAATTAGGGGAAGAGATAAACTGGGAAGCTCTGGATGGTTATTCTGCTTTTGAGACTTTTAGGAGCATATTTAGGGCAGACAATGTAAATAAGGAATCCTACTTTGACAGTATGACCCACTTTGACTTTAAAACATTATTGCCGGCATTACTACATGTCGAAGATAGAGTAAGTATGGCCCACGGCTTGGAATCAAGGGTCCCTTTTCTTGACCATCCTTTAGTTGAATTGGCAGCAACTATCCCTTCCAATATCAAATTTAAAGACGGTACAATGAAAAATGTGTTAAAGAACGCAATTAAACATTATTTGCCGCCTGTTATACTTAATAGAACGGATAAGATGGGCTTTCCCGTACCTTTACAAGAATGGTTTAGAGGAGAGGTTAAAGATTTTGTTTATGATATTTTTTCCACACAAAAAGCACTAACAAGGGATTTGATAAATAACCGTATAGTTTTGGAAAAAATCGATAAAGAATCAAAATATGGTCGTACTATTTGGGGACTGCTTTCTTTAGAAATTTGGCAGCAAGAGTTTCATGACAAAAGAGGAGTCTACAAAAAAATGGTCAATTGA
- a CDS encoding ABC transporter permease yields the protein MTSFFGFKREDLIMIINLFKINLRDRYLGSGLGPLWAIINPLLTLVIYSFLFTFVFKARIPGASSGMAYVIWFLSGFVPLLSISESMSFTTVSVVRSASLVKNIVFKVECIPIADTFVAMVPFTVGLLFVNGLLFINGIYPSWHFIVLVPLIIVQVILLAGIGLILSATAVFIRDLSQIIPTIVLLITFGTPIFYSIDALPDIARRLEYFNPFYHVIQSYRNILISHTLPELSGFIYLTCVSLLCFIVGLKYYRALKGFFTIVM from the coding sequence ATGACATCGTTCTTTGGATTTAAGCGTGAAGACTTAATCATGATAATAAACCTTTTTAAGATAAATTTACGCGACCGATATCTTGGTTCAGGACTTGGCCCCTTATGGGCTATCATAAATCCACTCCTAACTCTTGTGATATACTCTTTCTTATTCACTTTTGTTTTTAAAGCTAGGATCCCCGGAGCTAGTTCTGGAATGGCTTATGTTATTTGGTTTTTAAGTGGATTTGTTCCTCTTTTAAGTATTTCTGAAAGTATGAGTTTTACCACAGTTTCAGTGGTTCGCAGTGCAAGTCTGGTAAAAAATATCGTATTTAAAGTTGAATGCATACCTATCGCTGATACATTTGTAGCCATGGTGCCATTTACTGTGGGATTATTGTTTGTAAATGGTTTGCTATTTATAAATGGGATATACCCAAGTTGGCATTTTATTGTCTTAGTTCCACTTATTATAGTGCAAGTAATATTATTAGCAGGAATAGGTCTTATATTAAGTGCCACAGCAGTTTTTATCCGTGATTTGTCACAAATAATACCTACCATTGTTTTACTGATAACCTTTGGGACCCCCATATTCTATTCTATTGATGCACTACCCGATATTGCTCGGAGATTAGAGTATTTTAATCCTTTTTATCATGTTATCCAATCATATCGTAACATCTTAATAAGTCATACTTTACCTGAGTTATCCGGTTTTATATACTTAACATGTGTTTCTCTGCTATGTTTTATTGTAGGTCTAAAGTATTATAGAGCATTGAAAGGATTTTTTACCATTGTAATGTAA
- a CDS encoding ABC transporter ATP-binding protein: MNIKLSNVTRYYRKSLFDVAISVFRDALYKKPVNIKTNRIIKAVDNVTLDINPGERVGIIGENGAGKTTLLQMIAGFLKPSHGIVEVEGRVNCIMSLATGIRDDVSGRENIYINGELNGKSRLQVNEIINEVIEFAELGEFIDYPVRTYSTGMKARLAFAMNIDIDPEILIIDEALSVGDARFTTKAFDKMKEICQKGHIVIVVSHSMPSIVALCNRCIWMEKGKVIMDGDPKTVTAAYLQSCREKEEKLIRERYKERTMYCPGDKVRIESINFYDKNGLVKNVFEVGECINTKIEIVSHTFLNPDIIFSLRRIDGLLISQNSMRAERLEINLSPGKNIIDALYENILLGKGIYEAVIEVKDIQDNGIKRTLTWGKELFKINNHNYPYENPIYFYPESWSIEELEEDQ; this comes from the coding sequence ATGAACATCAAATTAAGTAATGTAACAAGATATTACCGCAAGTCATTGTTTGATGTAGCAATATCCGTTTTCCGTGATGCTCTTTATAAGAAACCTGTTAATATTAAAACAAATAGAATTATTAAAGCTGTAGATAATGTAACATTAGATATTAACCCGGGAGAAAGAGTTGGGATAATAGGAGAAAATGGTGCAGGTAAGACTACACTACTGCAGATGATTGCCGGTTTTCTTAAACCTTCTCATGGAATTGTGGAAGTTGAAGGAAGAGTTAACTGTATAATGTCTTTGGCTACCGGAATACGCGATGACGTTTCTGGGCGCGAAAACATTTACATTAATGGAGAACTCAATGGTAAGAGCCGGCTTCAAGTTAACGAAATTATTAATGAGGTAATTGAATTTGCTGAACTGGGAGAATTTATTGATTACCCTGTCCGTACATATTCCACAGGAATGAAGGCCAGGCTGGCATTTGCTATGAATATTGACATAGACCCGGAGATTTTAATAATTGATGAGGCTCTTTCTGTTGGAGATGCCCGTTTTACTACAAAGGCTTTTGACAAAATGAAAGAGATATGTCAAAAGGGTCATATTGTGATTGTTGTTTCTCATAGCATGCCCTCAATTGTAGCTTTATGCAACAGGTGTATTTGGATGGAAAAAGGCAAAGTAATAATGGATGGTGACCCTAAAACAGTAACAGCAGCATATTTACAGTCCTGCAGGGAAAAGGAAGAAAAATTAATTAGGGAACGGTACAAGGAAAGGACAATGTATTGTCCGGGCGATAAAGTCAGGATTGAAAGTATAAATTTTTATGATAAAAACGGTTTAGTAAAAAATGTTTTTGAAGTAGGAGAATGTATAAATACAAAAATAGAAATAGTTTCTCATACCTTTTTAAATCCAGATATAATATTTTCATTAAGACGTATTGACGGTCTACTTATTTCACAGAATTCCATGCGAGCAGAGAGATTGGAAATAAATTTATCCCCTGGTAAAAATATAATTGATGCCTTATATGAGAATATACTCTTAGGGAAAGGGATTTATGAAGCGGTGATAGAAGTTAAAGATATACAGGATAATGGAATTAAGAGGACGCTTACCTGGGGTAAAGAATTATTTAAAATAAATAATCACAATTATCCATATGAGAATCCAATATATTTCTATCCTGAATCCTGGAGTATTGAAGAGCTGGAGGAGGACCAATGA
- a CDS encoding ABC transporter ATP-binding protein: MSKAVIVNNLTKDYLILDTPGQVIRTLLGGKRKYYRALDNISFEVEEGEAIALIGANGAGKSTILKILSGVMKDYKGEVDIKGKVSAILEVTTSFSPYLSGRDNVYRHLLLQGISKKQISSIEKDIIEFSELNNIINQPIFTYSRGMIAKLAFAVATAHINEIFLIDELLVVGDEYFQGKCFQRIKEICSSGRTAIIASHNIFYIERLCKRAIWLDKGKIKAIGPTQDVIMAYLGKDAGSVDSTYPRQVACIKSVQVESGNNKLYISVVVKRIKPDPSLNCQLYIHDSRRGLIAGLVNTGWRNIKIPEGTGPVRISSSIPVPQGLQSGIVSVVVFRGGINTWDGVIEDAWGWDNSKQVYFGMNKEKSSNHIPYIQIPIRWSYEHQIK; the protein is encoded by the coding sequence ATGAGTAAAGCTGTAATTGTTAATAATCTAACAAAGGATTACTTAATTCTTGACACTCCAGGTCAAGTAATTCGCACTTTGCTTGGGGGTAAACGAAAATATTATAGGGCTTTAGACAATATTTCTTTCGAAGTTGAAGAAGGAGAGGCGATTGCCCTTATTGGTGCCAATGGAGCAGGTAAGAGTACCATCTTAAAAATTCTCTCAGGGGTAATGAAAGACTACAAGGGCGAAGTCGATATCAAAGGTAAGGTCAGTGCAATCCTTGAAGTGACAACCAGCTTTTCGCCTTATCTATCAGGACGGGATAATGTTTATAGACATTTATTACTTCAAGGTATTTCCAAAAAACAAATTTCCAGTATAGAAAAGGATATAATAGAATTTTCGGAGCTTAACAATATAATAAACCAGCCGATTTTTACTTACTCAAGGGGAATGATAGCTAAACTGGCTTTTGCGGTTGCGACTGCCCATATTAATGAAATTTTTCTGATCGATGAATTATTGGTGGTTGGAGATGAATATTTTCAAGGAAAATGTTTTCAAAGAATTAAGGAAATATGTTCCTCCGGAAGAACTGCTATTATTGCATCACATAACATTTTTTATATTGAAAGACTATGTAAAAGAGCTATTTGGCTTGATAAAGGGAAAATTAAAGCTATCGGCCCGACACAGGACGTTATTATGGCCTATCTTGGCAAGGACGCTGGAAGTGTTGACAGCACATATCCGCGCCAGGTTGCCTGTATAAAATCAGTCCAAGTAGAATCTGGTAATAATAAATTGTATATAAGTGTAGTTGTTAAAAGGATAAAACCTGATCCCAGCTTAAACTGCCAATTATATATTCACGATTCAAGAAGAGGCTTAATAGCTGGCCTTGTTAATACAGGATGGAGAAACATAAAAATTCCTGAGGGAACAGGGCCTGTACGGATTTCTTCTAGCATTCCGGTACCACAGGGTTTACAGTCAGGCATAGTGTCGGTTGTTGTTTTTCGCGGAGGCATTAATACCTGGGATGGGGTAATAGAAGATGCTTGGGGTTGGGATAACTCAAAACAGGTATACTTCGGAATGAACAAAGAGAAATCAAGCAATCATATACCTTATATTCAAATACCGATAAGGTGGAGTTATGAACATCAAATTAAGTAA